From one Neovison vison isolate M4711 chromosome 1, ASM_NN_V1, whole genome shotgun sequence genomic stretch:
- the ZMAT2 gene encoding zinc finger matrin-type protein 2 isoform X1 has protein sequence MASGSGTKNLDFRRKWDKDEYEKLAEKRLTEEREKKDGKPVQPVKRELLRHRDYKVDLESKLGKTIVITKTTPQSEMGGYYCNVCDCVVKDSINFLDHINGKKHQRNLGMSMRVERSTLDQVKKRFEVNKKKMEEKQKDYDFEERMKELREEEEKAKAYKKEKQKEKKRRAEEDLTFEEDDEMAAVMGFSGFGSTKKSY, from the exons ATGGCGTCGGGTAGCGGG ACAAAAAACTTGGACTTTCGCCGAAAGTGGGACAAAGATGAATATGAGAAACTCGCCGAAAAGAGGCTcacggaagagagagaaaagaaggatg gaAAACCAGTGCAGCCAGTCAAACGGGAGCTTCTCCGACATAGAGACTATAAGGTGGACCTGGAATCCAAGCTTGGCAAGACAATTGTCATTACCAAGACCACGCCGCAATCTGAGATGGGAGG GTATTACTGTAATGTCTGTGACTGTGTGGTGAAGGACTCTATCAACTTCCTGGATCACATTAATGGAAAGAAAC ATCAGCGAAATCTGGGCATGTCTATGCGTGTGGAACGTTCCACCTTGGATCAGGTGAAGAAACGTTTTGAAGTCAACAAgaagaagatggaagagaaacagaaagattaCGATTttgaggaaagaatgaaagagctCAGAGAAGAG GAGGAAAAGGCCAAAGCctacaagaaagagaaacagaaggagaagaaaaggagggcTGAGGAGGACTTGACATTTGAGGAGGATGATGAGATGGCAGCTGTGATGGGCTTCTCTGGCTTTGGTTCCACCAAGAAGAGTTACTGA
- the ZMAT2 gene encoding zinc finger matrin-type protein 2 isoform X2, with translation MSDKFLCLLHPFWTKNLDFRRKWDKDEYEKLAEKRLTEEREKKDGKPVQPVKRELLRHRDYKVDLESKLGKTIVITKTTPQSEMGGYYCNVCDCVVKDSINFLDHINGKKHQRNLGMSMRVERSTLDQVKKRFEVNKKKMEEKQKDYDFEERMKELREEEEKAKAYKKEKQKEKKRRAEEDLTFEEDDEMAAVMGFSGFGSTKKSY, from the exons ATGAGTGACAAGTTCCTTTGCCTCCTCCATCCTTTCTGG ACAAAAAACTTGGACTTTCGCCGAAAGTGGGACAAAGATGAATATGAGAAACTCGCCGAAAAGAGGCTcacggaagagagagaaaagaaggatg gaAAACCAGTGCAGCCAGTCAAACGGGAGCTTCTCCGACATAGAGACTATAAGGTGGACCTGGAATCCAAGCTTGGCAAGACAATTGTCATTACCAAGACCACGCCGCAATCTGAGATGGGAGG GTATTACTGTAATGTCTGTGACTGTGTGGTGAAGGACTCTATCAACTTCCTGGATCACATTAATGGAAAGAAAC ATCAGCGAAATCTGGGCATGTCTATGCGTGTGGAACGTTCCACCTTGGATCAGGTGAAGAAACGTTTTGAAGTCAACAAgaagaagatggaagagaaacagaaagattaCGATTttgaggaaagaatgaaagagctCAGAGAAGAG GAGGAAAAGGCCAAAGCctacaagaaagagaaacagaaggagaagaaaaggagggcTGAGGAGGACTTGACATTTGAGGAGGATGATGAGATGGCAGCTGTGATGGGCTTCTCTGGCTTTGGTTCCACCAAGAAGAGTTACTGA
- the HARS2 gene encoding histidine--tRNA ligase, mitochondrial isoform X2 translates to MPSFGLRHRRAWASLFSQLLRPSGLVCIREVHFHSQGTRDLSPQQMVIREKILDMVVGCFKRHGAKRLDTPAFELKEMLTEKYGEDSGLIYDLKDQGGELLSLRYDLTVPFARYLAMNKVKRMKRYHVGKVWRRESPTIVQGRYREFCQCDFDIAGQFDPMIPDAECLKIMCEILSGLQLGDFLIKVNDRRILDGMLAVCGVPESKFHAICSSIDKLDKISWNDVRHEMVARKGLAPEVADRIGDYVQCHGGVSLIEEMLQDSRLSQNKQALEGLGDLKLLFEYLTLFGIAEKISFDLSLARGLDYYTGVIYEAVLLQTPAQAEESLNVGSVAAGGRYDGLVGMFDPKGHKVPCVGLSIGVERIFAILEQRIKTSGQKIRTTETQVFVATPQKNFLHERLKLISELWDAGIKAELLYKNNPKLLTQLHYCEHMGIPLVVIIGEQELKEGVIKLRSVASREEVAIKRENLVAEIQKRLSES, encoded by the exons ATGCCCTCGTTCGGACTCCGGCACAGGAGGGCCTGGGCTTCACTGTTTAGCCAGCTCCTGCGACCGTCCGGTCTTGTGTGCATCAGGGAGGTACATTTTCATAGTCAG GGCACCAGAGATCTTAGTCCCCAGCAGATGGTTATAAGGGAGAAAATTCTTGATATGGTGGTTGGCTGCTTTAAACGTCATGGAGCAAAGAGATTAGATACTCCAGCATTTGAACTTAAg GAAATGCTCACTGAGAAGTATGGAGAGGACTCTGGGCTAATCTATGATCTGAAGGATCAAGGTGGAGAGCTGTTGTCCCTGCGCTATGACCTTACT GTTCCTTTTGCTCGTTATCTCGCTATGAATAAAGTGAAGAGGATGAAACGCTACCATGTTGGAAAGGTGTGGCGGCGAGAGAGCCCAACCATAGTCCAAGGTCGCTACAGGGAGTTCTGCCAGTGT GATTTTGACATTGCTGGTCAGTTTGACCCTATGATCCCCGATGCAGAGTGCTTAAAGATTATGTGTGAAATCCTAAGTGGGTTGCAGTTGGGGGACTTTCTCATTAAG GTCAATGATCGGCGGATTTTGGATGGGATGTTGGCTGTCTGTGGTGTTCCTGAAAGCAAGTTCCATGCCATCTGCTCCTCAATAGACAAACTAGACAAG ATATCGTGGAATGATGTAAGACATGAGATGGTGGCAAGGAAAGGCCTGGCTCCTGAAGTGGCTGATAGAATTGGTGACTATGTTCAATGTCATG GTGGGGTATCCTTAATAGAGGAAATGTTGCAGGATTCTAGACTATCCCAGAACAAGCAGGCCCTAGAGGGCTTGGGGGACTTGAAGCTGCTATTTGAATACCTGACTTTATTTGGAATTGCTGAGAAG ATCTCTTTTGACCTAAGCCTAGCTCGGGGACTGGACTACTATACTGGAGTGATCTACGAAGCAGTGCTACTACAGACCCCAGCTCAGGCTGAGGAGTCCCTCAATGTGGGCAGTGTGGCTGCTGGTGGACGCTATGATGGGTTGGTGGGCATGTTTGACCCCAAGGGCCACAAAGTGCCGTGTGTGGGGCTCAGTATTGGAGTGGAGCGAATCTTCGCCATTTTGGAACAGAGGATAAAG ACTTCTGGTCAGAAGATACGGACTACAGAGACCCAAGTGTTTGTGGCTACACCACAGAAGAACTTTCTTCATGAACGGTTGAAGCTAATTTCAGAGCTttgggatgctgggatcaag GCAGAGCTGCTGTATAAGAACAACCCGAAACTACTAACTCAACTGCATTACTGTGAGCACATGGGCATTCCATTGGTGGTCATTATTGGTGAGCAAGAACTTAAAGAAGGCGTAATCAAACTTCGTTCAGTGGCCAGCAGggaggag GTGGCCATTAAACGGGAAAATCTTGTGGCTGAAATTCAGAAGAGACTGTCTGAGTCTTAA
- the HARS2 gene encoding histidine--tRNA ligase, mitochondrial isoform X1, with protein sequence MPSFGLRHRRAWASLFSQLLRPSGLVCIREVHFHSQVSEAVLTSQLKAHQEKSNFIIKTPKGTRDLSPQQMVIREKILDMVVGCFKRHGAKRLDTPAFELKEMLTEKYGEDSGLIYDLKDQGGELLSLRYDLTVPFARYLAMNKVKRMKRYHVGKVWRRESPTIVQGRYREFCQCDFDIAGQFDPMIPDAECLKIMCEILSGLQLGDFLIKVNDRRILDGMLAVCGVPESKFHAICSSIDKLDKISWNDVRHEMVARKGLAPEVADRIGDYVQCHGGVSLIEEMLQDSRLSQNKQALEGLGDLKLLFEYLTLFGIAEKISFDLSLARGLDYYTGVIYEAVLLQTPAQAEESLNVGSVAAGGRYDGLVGMFDPKGHKVPCVGLSIGVERIFAILEQRIKTSGQKIRTTETQVFVATPQKNFLHERLKLISELWDAGIKAELLYKNNPKLLTQLHYCEHMGIPLVVIIGEQELKEGVIKLRSVASREEVAIKRENLVAEIQKRLSES encoded by the exons ATGCCCTCGTTCGGACTCCGGCACAGGAGGGCCTGGGCTTCACTGTTTAGCCAGCTCCTGCGACCGTCCGGTCTTGTGTGCATCAGGGAGGTACATTTTCATAGTCAG GTTTCAGAGGCAGTGCTAACGTCCCAACTGAAAGCACATcaagaaaaatcaaattttattattaagaCACCAAAG GGCACCAGAGATCTTAGTCCCCAGCAGATGGTTATAAGGGAGAAAATTCTTGATATGGTGGTTGGCTGCTTTAAACGTCATGGAGCAAAGAGATTAGATACTCCAGCATTTGAACTTAAg GAAATGCTCACTGAGAAGTATGGAGAGGACTCTGGGCTAATCTATGATCTGAAGGATCAAGGTGGAGAGCTGTTGTCCCTGCGCTATGACCTTACT GTTCCTTTTGCTCGTTATCTCGCTATGAATAAAGTGAAGAGGATGAAACGCTACCATGTTGGAAAGGTGTGGCGGCGAGAGAGCCCAACCATAGTCCAAGGTCGCTACAGGGAGTTCTGCCAGTGT GATTTTGACATTGCTGGTCAGTTTGACCCTATGATCCCCGATGCAGAGTGCTTAAAGATTATGTGTGAAATCCTAAGTGGGTTGCAGTTGGGGGACTTTCTCATTAAG GTCAATGATCGGCGGATTTTGGATGGGATGTTGGCTGTCTGTGGTGTTCCTGAAAGCAAGTTCCATGCCATCTGCTCCTCAATAGACAAACTAGACAAG ATATCGTGGAATGATGTAAGACATGAGATGGTGGCAAGGAAAGGCCTGGCTCCTGAAGTGGCTGATAGAATTGGTGACTATGTTCAATGTCATG GTGGGGTATCCTTAATAGAGGAAATGTTGCAGGATTCTAGACTATCCCAGAACAAGCAGGCCCTAGAGGGCTTGGGGGACTTGAAGCTGCTATTTGAATACCTGACTTTATTTGGAATTGCTGAGAAG ATCTCTTTTGACCTAAGCCTAGCTCGGGGACTGGACTACTATACTGGAGTGATCTACGAAGCAGTGCTACTACAGACCCCAGCTCAGGCTGAGGAGTCCCTCAATGTGGGCAGTGTGGCTGCTGGTGGACGCTATGATGGGTTGGTGGGCATGTTTGACCCCAAGGGCCACAAAGTGCCGTGTGTGGGGCTCAGTATTGGAGTGGAGCGAATCTTCGCCATTTTGGAACAGAGGATAAAG ACTTCTGGTCAGAAGATACGGACTACAGAGACCCAAGTGTTTGTGGCTACACCACAGAAGAACTTTCTTCATGAACGGTTGAAGCTAATTTCAGAGCTttgggatgctgggatcaag GCAGAGCTGCTGTATAAGAACAACCCGAAACTACTAACTCAACTGCATTACTGTGAGCACATGGGCATTCCATTGGTGGTCATTATTGGTGAGCAAGAACTTAAAGAAGGCGTAATCAAACTTCGTTCAGTGGCCAGCAGggaggag GTGGCCATTAAACGGGAAAATCTTGTGGCTGAAATTCAGAAGAGACTGTCTGAGTCTTAA
- the HARS2 gene encoding histidine--tRNA ligase, mitochondrial isoform X3, which produces MTLLEVPFARYLAMNKVKRMKRYHVGKVWRRESPTIVQGRYREFCQCDFDIAGQFDPMIPDAECLKIMCEILSGLQLGDFLIKVNDRRILDGMLAVCGVPESKFHAICSSIDKLDKISWNDVRHEMVARKGLAPEVADRIGDYVQCHGGVSLIEEMLQDSRLSQNKQALEGLGDLKLLFEYLTLFGIAEKISFDLSLARGLDYYTGVIYEAVLLQTPAQAEESLNVGSVAAGGRYDGLVGMFDPKGHKVPCVGLSIGVERIFAILEQRIKTSGQKIRTTETQVFVATPQKNFLHERLKLISELWDAGIKAELLYKNNPKLLTQLHYCEHMGIPLVVIIGEQELKEGVIKLRSVASREEVAIKRENLVAEIQKRLSES; this is translated from the exons ATGACCTTACT TGAGGTTCCTTTTGCTCGTTATCTCGCTATGAATAAAGTGAAGAGGATGAAACGCTACCATGTTGGAAAGGTGTGGCGGCGAGAGAGCCCAACCATAGTCCAAGGTCGCTACAGGGAGTTCTGCCAGTGT GATTTTGACATTGCTGGTCAGTTTGACCCTATGATCCCCGATGCAGAGTGCTTAAAGATTATGTGTGAAATCCTAAGTGGGTTGCAGTTGGGGGACTTTCTCATTAAG GTCAATGATCGGCGGATTTTGGATGGGATGTTGGCTGTCTGTGGTGTTCCTGAAAGCAAGTTCCATGCCATCTGCTCCTCAATAGACAAACTAGACAAG ATATCGTGGAATGATGTAAGACATGAGATGGTGGCAAGGAAAGGCCTGGCTCCTGAAGTGGCTGATAGAATTGGTGACTATGTTCAATGTCATG GTGGGGTATCCTTAATAGAGGAAATGTTGCAGGATTCTAGACTATCCCAGAACAAGCAGGCCCTAGAGGGCTTGGGGGACTTGAAGCTGCTATTTGAATACCTGACTTTATTTGGAATTGCTGAGAAG ATCTCTTTTGACCTAAGCCTAGCTCGGGGACTGGACTACTATACTGGAGTGATCTACGAAGCAGTGCTACTACAGACCCCAGCTCAGGCTGAGGAGTCCCTCAATGTGGGCAGTGTGGCTGCTGGTGGACGCTATGATGGGTTGGTGGGCATGTTTGACCCCAAGGGCCACAAAGTGCCGTGTGTGGGGCTCAGTATTGGAGTGGAGCGAATCTTCGCCATTTTGGAACAGAGGATAAAG ACTTCTGGTCAGAAGATACGGACTACAGAGACCCAAGTGTTTGTGGCTACACCACAGAAGAACTTTCTTCATGAACGGTTGAAGCTAATTTCAGAGCTttgggatgctgggatcaag GCAGAGCTGCTGTATAAGAACAACCCGAAACTACTAACTCAACTGCATTACTGTGAGCACATGGGCATTCCATTGGTGGTCATTATTGGTGAGCAAGAACTTAAAGAAGGCGTAATCAAACTTCGTTCAGTGGCCAGCAGggaggag GTGGCCATTAAACGGGAAAATCTTGTGGCTGAAATTCAGAAGAGACTGTCTGAGTCTTAA
- the HARS1 gene encoding histidine--tRNA ligase, cytoplasmic codes for MAERAAQEELVRLQGERVRGLKQQKASAEQIEEEVAKLLKLKAQLGPDEGKQKFVLKTPKGTRDYSPRQMAVREKVFDVIVSCFKRHGAEVIDTPVFELKETLTGKYGEDSKLIYDLKDQGGELLSLRYDLTVPFARYLAMNKLTNIKRYHIAKVYRRDNPAMTRGRYREFYQCDFDIAGQFDPMIPDAECLKIMCEILSSLQIGDFLVKVNDRRILDGMFAICGVPDSKFRTICSSVDKLDKVSWEEVKNEMVGEKGLAPEVADRIGDYVQQHGGVSLVEQLLQDPELSQNKQALEGLGDLKLLFEYLTLFGIADKISFDLSLARGLDYYTGVIYEAVLLQTPVRAGEEPLGVGSVAAGGRYDGLVGMFDPKGRKVPCVGLSIGVERIFSIVEQRLEALEEKVRTTETQVLVASAQKKLLEERLRLVSELWDAGIKAELLYKKNPKLLNQLQYCEEAGIPLVAIIGEQELKDGVIKLRSVASREEVDVRREDLVEEIKRRTSQPFCIC; via the exons ATGGCAGAACGTGCAGCACAGGAGGAGCTAGTGCGACTTCAGGGAGAGCGCGTGCGGGGCCTAAAGCAGCAGAAGGCCAGCGCTGAGCAG ATCGAGGAGGAGGTGGCAAAACTACTGAAACTGAAGGCGCAGCTGGGCCCTGATGAAGGGAAACAGAAGTTTGTGCTCAAAACCCCCAAG GGTACAAGAGACTACAGTCCCCGGCAGATGGCCGTTCGGGAGAAGGTGTTTGATGTAATTGTCAGCTGCTTCAAGCGTCATGGTGCAGAAGTAATTGATACACCTGTGTTTGAACTAAAG GAAACACTGACTGGAAAGTATGGAGAAGATTCTAAGCTTATCTATGACCTGAAGGACCAGGGTGGAGAGCTGCTGTCCCTTCGCTATGACCTTACC GTTCCTTTTGCTCGATACTTGGCAATGAATAAACTGACCAACATTAAACGCTACCACATAGCCAAAGTATATCGGCGAGATAACCCAGCCATGACCCGTGGCCGGTATCGGGAATTCTATCAGTGT GATTTTGATATTGCCGGACAATTTGACCCCATGATCCCTGATGCAGAGTGCCTGAAGATCATGTGTGAGATCCTGAGTTCCCTTCAGATAGGCGACTTCCTGGTCAAG GTGAATGATCGGCGCATCCTCGATGGGATGTTTGCCATATGTGGTGTTCCTGATAGCAAGTTCCGAACCATCTGCTCCTCAGTGGACAAGCTGGACAAG GTGTCCTGGGAGGAAGTAAAGAACGAGATGGTGGGAGAGAAGGGCCTTGCACCCGAGGTGGCTGACCGTATTGGGGACTATGTCCAGCAGCATG GTGGGGTATCCCTTGTGGAACAGCTGCTCCAGGATCCTGAACTGTCCCAAAACAAACAGGCCTTGGAGGGCTTAGGAGACCTAAAACTACTGTTTGAATACCTGACCCTGTTTGGCATTGCTGACAAG ATTTCCTTTGACCTGAGCCTTGCTCGAGGCCTAGACTACTACACTGGAGTGATCTATGAGGCGGTGCTGCTACAGACCCCAGTTCGGGCAGGGGAAGAGCCCTTGGGTGTGGGCAGTGTGGCTGCCGGAGGACGCTATGATGGGCTAGTGGGCATGTTCGACCCAAAAGGACGCAAGGTGCCATGTGTGGGGCTCAGCATTGGGGTAGAGCGGATCTTTTCCATTGTGGAGCAGAGGCTAGAG gcttTGGAGGAGAAGGTACGGACCACAGAGACACAGGTGCTTGTGGCATCTGCACAGAAGAAGCTGCTGGAGGAGAGACTGAGGCTTGTCTCAGAGCtctgggatgctgggatcaag GCAGAGCTGCTCTACAAGAAGAACCCAAAGCTGCTGAACCAGTTGCAATACTGTGAGGAGGCAGGCATCCCACTGGTGGCCATTATTGGTGAGCAGGAGCTCAAGGATGGGGTCATCAAGCTCCGCTCAGTGGCCAGCAGGGAAGAG